Proteins encoded together in one Hyphomicrobiales bacterium window:
- a CDS encoding isochorismatase family protein translates to MAKRVWDSFLTPRDREVFSAAGFAALVGFGARPALLVIDVTYAFCGDRPRAAKVAARLQRTSCGKEAWVAVSVITPLIALARARGVPVIYTTHRRRPDQWDRGLSLAKNRRAAAGPAPTETGVDPDDIVAEVAPEPADIVINKVRPSAFFGTPLAAFLTQLRADTLIVVGGTTSGCIRATVTDGFSLGFRIAVVEEGCFDRGQASHAVNLWDMHAKYADVVSASAATDYLKGLPADLFDLPTGKPPETTL, encoded by the coding sequence ATGGCCAAGCGTGTTTGGGATTCATTCCTAACCCCCCGGGATCGCGAGGTTTTTTCGGCCGCCGGCTTTGCCGCTCTGGTCGGCTTCGGCGCCCGGCCGGCGCTGCTTGTCATCGACGTCACCTACGCCTTTTGCGGCGACCGGCCGCGGGCGGCGAAGGTCGCAGCCCGGCTGCAGCGCACCTCCTGCGGCAAAGAGGCATGGGTGGCCGTGTCGGTCATCACGCCGCTCATCGCGCTTGCCCGAGCCAGGGGCGTGCCGGTCATCTACACCACCCACCGAAGACGGCCGGACCAGTGGGACCGGGGCTTGAGTCTGGCCAAGAACCGCCGCGCCGCCGCCGGTCCGGCGCCGACCGAGACCGGCGTCGACCCTGACGACATCGTCGCCGAGGTGGCTCCGGAGCCTGCCGACATCGTCATCAACAAGGTGCGGCCGAGCGCTTTCTTCGGCACCCCGCTTGCCGCTTTCCTCACCCAGTTGCGCGCCGACACGCTGATCGTCGTCGGCGGCACCACCTCGGGCTGCATCCGCGCCACGGTGACCGACGGCTTCAGCCTCGGTTTTCGGATCGCGGTCGTGGAGGAAGGCTGCTTCGACCGCGGTCAGGCCTCGCACGCCGTCAATCTGTGGGACATGCACGCCAAATATGCCGACGTGGTTTCCGCTTCCGCGGCGACCGACTATCTCAAGGGACTGCCCGCGGACCTGTTCGACCTGCCGACGGGAAAACCGCCGGAAACCACGCTGTAG
- a CDS encoding UbiD family decarboxylase, translating to MNEMLVKDKVGKTEAPAIPYADLRGWLKQAEALGEVRVVKGASWEKEIGQASEVVLHDENAPCVVFDEVPGSPKGFRVLVNFFGGKRRNMTLGFPAELSKLELTEAFRAQRMAENRLIPPVEVTDGPIMENVLEGDDIDVLKFPTPRWHSSDGGRYIGTGSYDVTRDPDEGWINLGTYRVMVQNSKQVGIYISPGKHGRIHRDKFIARGEPMPVCVVVGGDPLTFLMACTELPYGVSEFDFLGGFRGAPMQVIRGKHTGLPFPANAEIVLEGFIDPKLRLDEGPFGEWTGYYASDVRPEPVMDIKAIYHRNDPIILGCPPQRPPDELARYRAVTRSAILRENIAKAGVPDVTAVWAHEVGTARMLLGVAIKQRYPGHAAQAGHVAAMCHVGAYAGKYVIVVDEDVDVSDLDTLIWAMITRSDPATSIDIIHNAWSTPLDPRLTPWDREKGNFTNSRAIIDACRPYHWRDQFPKVNAPSPEEAAEARRKWGHLLK from the coding sequence ATGAACGAAATGCTTGTGAAGGACAAGGTCGGCAAGACCGAAGCGCCGGCGATACCGTATGCGGATTTGCGCGGCTGGCTCAAACAGGCCGAGGCGCTCGGCGAGGTCCGCGTCGTCAAGGGGGCGTCGTGGGAGAAGGAGATCGGACAGGCCTCCGAAGTGGTCCTGCACGACGAGAATGCGCCCTGCGTCGTGTTCGACGAGGTGCCGGGCTCGCCCAAGGGGTTCCGCGTCCTGGTCAATTTCTTCGGCGGCAAGCGCAGGAACATGACGCTGGGCTTTCCGGCGGAGCTGAGCAAGCTCGAGCTGACCGAGGCCTTCCGCGCCCAGCGCATGGCGGAAAACCGCCTTATCCCGCCGGTCGAGGTGACCGACGGCCCGATCATGGAGAACGTCCTGGAAGGCGACGATATCGACGTTCTCAAATTCCCGACGCCGCGGTGGCACTCAAGCGACGGCGGCCGCTATATCGGCACCGGCAGCTACGACGTCACCCGCGACCCGGACGAGGGCTGGATCAATCTCGGCACCTACCGGGTGATGGTGCAGAATTCCAAGCAGGTCGGCATCTACATCTCGCCCGGCAAGCACGGGCGCATCCACCGCGACAAATTCATCGCTCGCGGCGAGCCGATGCCGGTCTGCGTCGTCGTCGGCGGCGATCCGCTGACTTTCCTGATGGCCTGCACCGAGCTTCCCTACGGGGTCAGCGAGTTTGACTTCCTGGGCGGCTTTCGTGGCGCACCGATGCAGGTCATCCGCGGCAAGCATACCGGGCTCCCGTTCCCGGCCAATGCCGAGATCGTTCTGGAAGGCTTCATCGACCCGAAACTGCGCCTCGACGAAGGCCCGTTCGGCGAGTGGACCGGCTATTACGCCAGCGACGTGCGACCCGAGCCGGTGATGGACATCAAGGCGATCTATCACCGCAACGACCCGATCATCCTCGGCTGCCCGCCGCAGCGTCCGCCGGACGAACTGGCCCGCTACCGCGCCGTCACCCGCTCGGCGATCCTGCGCGAGAACATCGCCAAGGCCGGCGTTCCCGACGTGACCGCGGTGTGGGCGCACGAGGTCGGCACCGCGCGCATGCTGCTCGGCGTCGCCATCAAGCAGCGCTATCCGGGCCACGCCGCCCAGGCCGGCCACGTCGCGGCCATGTGCCATGTCGGCGCCTACGCCGGGAAATACGTCATCGTCGTCGACGAGGATGTCGATGTCTCCGACCTCGACACGCTGATCTGGGCGATGATCACGCGCTCCGATCCGGCGACCTCGATCGACATCATCCACAATGCCTGGAGCACGCCGCTCGACCCGCGGCTGACGCCGTGGGACCGCGAGAAGGGCAACTTCACCAACTCGCGCGCCATCATCGACGCCTGCCGGCCGTACCATTGGCGCGACCAGTTCCCCAAGGTCAACGCGCCGAGCCCGGAAGAGGCCGCCGAGGCGCGCAGGAAGTGGGGCCATCTGCTAAAGTGA
- a CDS encoding tripartite tricarboxylate transporter substrate binding protein, with protein sequence MIKRLMTALAVVGVALASFASAAKAEFPEKDITFLIPFDPGGGMDSQSRAIAQVLSKYLPNNVNVIPKNVPGAGGKKGYGELARSAPDGYTICVINYPGAALPAVLGEEASYDINTLTWLGRMSAEEYLMAASPKSDIKSLDDLKKASKAVKITSTGPGSTAHVGASMAMSVIGFKGEFLTGYKGSADYILGIVRGDGDIAVAPVETFAKFVESGDVIPIMSFQKKSTFAGVPSAAEAGYAELDGMGVERYIAGPPGIPADIRKILSDAIQKAIADPETQAWAKQTNRPFQGLDADESEIAVKNSLTLMVKFKDALKSPGQHDRSPAGRFAPRRRIIQGEGSLLWWNIFPRRSPFFSR encoded by the coding sequence ATGATCAAGCGCTTGATGACGGCGCTCGCCGTCGTCGGGGTGGCATTGGCGAGCTTTGCGTCCGCGGCCAAGGCCGAATTCCCCGAGAAGGACATCACGTTCCTGATCCCGTTCGATCCGGGCGGAGGCATGGACTCGCAGTCCCGGGCCATCGCCCAGGTGTTGAGCAAGTATCTGCCCAACAACGTCAACGTGATACCGAAGAACGTGCCCGGTGCCGGCGGCAAGAAGGGCTATGGCGAACTGGCGCGGTCGGCGCCCGACGGCTACACCATCTGCGTCATCAACTATCCGGGCGCCGCCCTTCCCGCGGTCCTCGGCGAGGAGGCGAGTTACGACATCAACACGCTCACCTGGCTCGGCCGCATGTCGGCCGAAGAATATCTGATGGCGGCTTCGCCGAAGTCCGACATCAAGAGCCTGGACGACCTCAAGAAGGCCAGCAAGGCGGTGAAGATCACTTCGACCGGCCCCGGCTCGACCGCCCATGTCGGCGCCTCCATGGCCATGTCGGTGATCGGCTTCAAGGGCGAGTTCCTGACCGGCTACAAGGGCTCGGCCGACTACATTCTCGGCATCGTCCGCGGCGACGGAGACATCGCCGTGGCGCCGGTGGAAACCTTCGCGAAATTCGTCGAATCGGGTGATGTGATTCCGATCATGAGCTTCCAAAAGAAGTCCACCTTCGCCGGCGTGCCGAGCGCCGCGGAAGCCGGCTATGCCGAGCTCGATGGCATGGGCGTGGAGCGCTATATCGCCGGTCCGCCCGGCATTCCGGCGGACATTCGCAAGATTCTGTCCGACGCGATCCAGAAGGCGATCGCCGATCCGGAGACCCAGGCCTGGGCGAAGCAGACCAATCGCCCGTTCCAAGGGTTGGACGCCGACGAGTCGGAAATCGCGGTCAAGAACAGCCTGACCTTGATGGTCAAGTTCAAGGACGCCCTCAAATCGCCAGGGCAACATGATCGTTCTCCGGCGGGGCGGTTTGCGCCCCGCCGGAGGATCATTCAGGGCGAGGGCTCACTTTTATGGTGGAATATTTTTCCGAGGCGATCGCCCTTCTTTTCACGCTGA